The window CTAAATGCTGTTTAAAGGTGGACTTCATCTGTCACACAGGAGCAGTTTGGCTTCGCTTTGCTTAAATAATGACCTGGTGTATTTCTGTATACACACCTGCTAAGGATCAGGTGACTTTTATAATAAAAGGTTAATACGTGaaaccttaaaaataaaaagagctgTTTTTAGCAGTATTTAGGCTGCAGTCTGTGTATTATGTCCATGATATTCTACATTACAGTAAAAACAGTAATTATATAAAGAACAGATGGATCAGGATCCTGTCTGTGTCTTTACTATGATCTCAGCTGATAATGAGGCTTGAAAGAGACATGTTTGAACTTTTGCATTGATCAGACAAATaagcctgcatgtttgcatgagCTTTACCTTTAACTGTAAAACATGAAgcctttattattaaaaaaacaaaacccttttGGTGTCATACGGGTAAGAAAGCAGCGAAGCGTTTTTCTCTCTAACAGAcctttcatctgttttctctgccGTTGCTCTGATGGGACCTGCAGGGTGTTTTTGGTGACGTGGAGGTTTGCACAGTTGCTGCCTGTGGTGTGTGTAGAAATGTTCATGTTCTAGTCCCACTGTGAAGCACATAGACGTGTCCTGACTTCCTGTCTGTCCCACACTCTGTTGTCTCTGTTTGTTGCTGCCAACAGTACAAGTCATCTTTGCAGATTTTActgaattaacaaaaacatttttactgaaaGACTTATTCAGTAAACACGTTTGTTACACTGAGACTGAAAAAGAGATCCCTGTTTACGCTCATAGAAAACGAGCctctgttttactttattgaAATCATTTCTAATCACAGACAGGATCAGCAGCGTGCAGCTGCAGTGAGGTGTTAGTAGAGgagctgtgtttgtgagctgtaGTCTGGATCAGGTCTCTGTGGGAGACTCGGGTTACAGTACTTCTGAATATCACACAGCACATTTCTTCAGAATCGGTTGCTGTTTGCTAACATTTGACCTTTGCCCTTTTAGGCTGCCCTTCTGGCGCCCGTCGATGAGGACTTGGGATCTGACAAGAAGCAAACTGGGGGAAGCAGCAGAGTACCAGACTTCCCTCCTCCAGCAGGCCGGGAGATCTTGTTGCGCACCTGTGTGCCGCGACCAGCAGCGTACTCCAAGGCGCTGCCTCAGCGGCTCTTCTGTGTCCTGATGAGGGAGGAGTTTAGGTTGGCCGGAGCCTTTTCCACAGACACGTCCTTCTTTTAAGTCCTGTGAACAATTCACACCTGGGATAAAGATAAGTGAAGGACACAGGATGGAGACTTtcacataaaacaataaagctgaattgaaCTAAAgtgaataatttgaaaatgACTCAGTGTTTTATCAGCGACACGTTACCGCAGCCTTTTAAGATCACTGAACCTGTTACTTCAAAAAACAACATGTAATGTTGAAGGGGACAAAGAGTTAGTTCATGTTTGACACTGATGTTAATCAAAACTTCCAAGATCCAGGTTGAATAAAACAGCATTAGGTGTGTGATTTCACTCTGCTCCACACACCTGCGTGCTCCAATCAGAGACACCAGAGGAACAGGTGATGAATGTGATGGGGAAGCATACGCAGGTGTGACATACAGAGCCGTGGGAATTACAGGACATTATTACTGTTGATATATTCTCAGCGATCAGCTGTTAGTGAAGAGCATGAAAACCTTACTGCACGTCGGTCAGCTCAACTTAGCTCGCTGGATAATTTACTTGTCAGCTTGAAAACATTTAACTTTAACAAAATGTTCACCAACACGGGTCAGTGTAGGTCACTGAGTCATCCTGCACACTAGCCCTGCCCCGCCCacctgtgtttatacacctctgcAGCCCCTCCTCCTTCAGCCGGGACATTTGTTCTAGCCTTCATTCATAAACTCGGCTTTCTAACATGCAGCTAAAGTTCAGTCTGCATGCTCGACCCACATACTCCTGGTAGCTGAAGTGAAATACTGCTGTGCGTAAGGGTCGGGCGGGTGACCACGTCACCTGGTCATGGGGTAAATGCTGCGGCCGGGTTCAACTCTGACCTGAGGCCCTTTATTTCTCCCTCCCTGCTTTGCTGTCTGGTCTTCATTGTGCTATTAAATACAGACAAAAAAGTTTGTTCTCCTCCTTCCATCACCACCTTTGTTGCATGTAGAAAAGTGTCATATAGAACCAGTCGTTACTTTAATGGTCTGAACTAAACGGTCGGGTGGCGCCAACAGCGACTAAGAATTTTCTGGGTCAACAGGATTTGTGTTTCAGTCCCTGATAAACTGACCCAtcctctaaaaaacaaaacccaaaaactATATTTACaagataaatgatcagaaatagTAACGACAACAAAAGCACAGGAATCATAGATCCAACGGGACAGGCTCGTTACAATGAAGGAAAACACTGAGCGACTGTTGAGGCCCTTATTAGTCCTACAAAACATAACAGAAATgttacaataaaacacagaggCCTTTATTGTCACGTCCATCGTACTGTGACTCCTCAGCACATTCATCTCCAATCAGCAGCTTCCTTCACTGACCCAATCACAGGTCTCAGGCCAGCTGTTGTACTCAGGTTTGGATTATTTGCTGAGGTTTTAGATCTCTGGACCAAAGCCTTTAAAAGGAAACAGTTTCTCAGAGGTTACATCAGTAAATATGATCTCACTGTTACAGTGATCATTCACATCTCTGATTAACCTCTGAAGAGACACATTTGGTCCTTAGCGACGCCTCTGTCACAGGCGTCTGTCAGAACAACAGCGTGTGTTTGACACAGTCCATCATGAAGAGAAGCAGTTTTTCTTCTGAATTAGTGAAATAACTGGTCTGTAAATTACAGTAACACGAGTGTCATTGTTAAAACACAGTTTATGAAACACTTAATTTGTTGTTAACTTATTGACAACGTAAACATTTGCTGGTTGCCACTGTAACTGATGACTGTGTGGTCACATGACTGAAAAGTAAACAAATatcacaaaataaagaaatgcctCCAACTTGTGTTACGAGTAGTTAGTGTGCAGAAACACGGCTGCAGGGTCAGCCCTCCCTCCACAGTCGCTCATCAGGCTGGTCGCAGCGCGTTTGCCTGTCTACTGATGTCTGCATGAGCAGAAACACCAATTTGAGTGATGTTATGTAATTCAGGATTCAATCAATGTGTCAGTGTTTGTTACTTTGTTACATTAATTTTTTAACCACGTTATTTTGTTGTGGGATGAACTTCTGCAAACAACAACATAtggcaacaaaaaacaaaacttgcagTTGGAATCGATGGAGCTGTGAGATGATGGGATGTCGACTGGTTCACTAACCATTAACATTTGGGATATTAGGATAACAGTAGCGTGTAAACATAAGCAGTGCAAACACTTCCTATAACGACACATTTACAGTCTAGTTTGGGGAAAGCTGAGGAATTAGGGTGAAGAGACGGTGGATGTTTAACCCTCCCTTGGTTTGACAGCTCGCTCAGCCAGCGAGTTATGAATGATGTTCTTGATAGACTCCGCCCCCGCGCCTTCTAGGAAAGTGTGGTGATCTCCCTTGATGACGTGGACCGACACCTCGCCATCACAGACCTGAAGAAAGACGCAGTACACAGTTTGAACATTGGAAGGCTCAGACAGAGtttatagaaacacacacaagcgcacacacgcacagtgAAGATAAGTACTACagactgatgtaaatgtgcatCGGTACCTCGCTGAGCTTATAGTCAGCTCCCAGGTTTTGCTCATATTCGCTGCTGGTTTCGGCGCGCAGCAGCTTCACGCTGCCGTGGTATTTTGCAGTAGGTACATATGCATCAGCAGCCTTTAGCTTGTAGTAGAAGGCGGAGGCTGCAAAGTGCAGTGAGTCTCGGTCGATGTCCTTGTGAGCGGAGGTGATTAGGTCCACGGCCACACTGACGCGTGCATTCAGGTCTGACAGCGGGAGCAGAGTCTCCAAAAGCTGTAGGATGTAACCATGGAGACGACTGTAAGTTCATAGCAAACGTTACCGCGTGCTCGCGGAGATATTGTTGTTTTCAGAAAAGTAAGTGACACATAATTAATGAACATCACAGATCTTATGTATatgaaaatgcaaaatgaaGATGTTTTGATATTCAGGAGTTACAAATGTCAGCTTTCAGTGAGAAACTGTACGAAGGTTTGATTTAACCgcatgttttactttagtctcCATAACAGCTCCAAACATCACATCATTGTTGAGTCAAACCTGCACCACACACAGACTGTGCTGGAACAGCAGCTCCAGACTGTGTTACAGTCACCATCTTTACCTTACAGGCGCCGTGAGGCAAAAGCTCAGGTTGTGTGGCCTTTAACGCTGATGCCACATAAAGGAATACTTGTGTGTGAACCTGTGGGTCAGAGACAGTATACCTTGTTGTATTCAATGCCAGTGAACTGCTGGATGAAGGCACACAAGGCTTCAGTCTCAGCCTCAGACTCGTTGCCGGGTGTTAGCTTGGCTCTGTAGCTCTGCAAATCAAAAACACAGTTAAACCTGTTCACATGCAGATCATGTGACCAGAGCTCATCCTTCAAAACCAACATCACACACGCTATACAGCATATACATGAAATAAAGATGCGCGAGTGTTTCTCTGACCTGTGTGTACGCTGCCACATATGAATGTGAGCCatcaaagagaaacaggaactccaCAGGCTGATTCTGGGTCTGCAGCTGAGAGCACATTTCAAATGCTACACAGGCACCAGAAGAATATCCAGCGACTCTGTCCGGCTGCACCTGCCTGACGCAGCTCACGTAGTAGGCAGCCAGGGACTCAATGCTATCCAGAGGAGCAGCTGCAAAGGAAACACATGAGGGGAGTTAGTTTGGCTGCACAGTGACATAAACAGCTGATGCACAACATGTGAGTGACAAAGGTCTGAGAACAGAACCACAAACTTTTAAACtgtgaaacaaagaaaacatgaaatcaCATCAGGTCTTTGGTTTTCCTCAGGCCATTATGGAGGGAGCTGTATATGTACAAGTGTTTGTAGTTTCACCTTTGAACagtcagactttcagctttaacacATTTTGCTGTTTAACAGTTACACACGTTTTGATACACATGATTGTGACACCTGGTGAGGACGCACACTCATCATTTGATGACAAGTAAGGACACGTAGTTTCCACGATGGTTCAAAGTgttgattttgtgttttaaagtttttctctgtgactgTAAAGTCATTTTAATATGAGCCCCATTATGCTGACAAACCCACGCAGACGATGCACACAGCTCAGCAACACCAACAAGCCTGAAACTCAAATGACATGAAAAGTTATCCATGAGGcgccaaaacacaacaacagctgcagcaAAGGCTCTTTGTACTGTAAGATGAAGATCCTACAAAAGTAGAAGCCTCACAAaccacatgtagactggttgtgCAAACTCCCACAGACCCTGCAGTCGAGAGGATAACAAGCTGCTCCAGTGATCATGACCAGGACACAAACTGCTTCCTCCTGAATCAGAGGCCTGACTGACAGACACACCCTGGCAtagaggaggctgaggagtgtgacaGTTGGAGCACACGCTCAGGTCTAGGTCTTTAAACAGGGGAACCACCACCCCAGTGTGCCAGTCCAGAGGCAGCATCCCAGAGCTTCACGCAGCGCCGTGTCAGCCAGGACGGCCCTGCAACACCCAGATCCTTCTCATCAGCCTCAGGTCTGTCCTAAATCCTAGCAGGAGCTACCACGACGCGTACCACAAAATGCATCGCACTGGTTCTTCCCAGTAGTTGGAACTGGTTGTCTGCTTGCCAATGAATCCTGCTTATTGGTTCCACTTGTGCTACAATCAGGACGAATTGTAGTGGGTTAGGGTTAGCTGGATATGTGCTGGAtatgtggtggagggtaactgcaggagaagaagctagtgggggagtagagcaggggaggatgtgggtccccggggcctgctggagggcaagggccatgcccgatgtgagtagcagcagggccagtgcgcccaggagcacatctttttcgaccgtaagggagacaggaggccgactcactgcctcggctaaatggagagggaatttcagaagggccagggcacaagcatggacctttttcagctgtaagggagacaagagcaaggtgtgacgtaggtccccggggcctgctggaggtccaggtccacgCTCGATTTGAGTAGCAGCAATGGCCAGTgcaccaggagcacatctttttcgactataaaggagacaggaggccgaacAGGTCTCTGACCCTTCAGCATAGACAGGTGGCTGAATGGGCCCCTTGGGCCCTCCAGCCGAGACAGACAGCTCAAACGGGTTCCTCTGACCCTTCAGCGGAGACAGACACCGAACCAGCATGTGTGGAGACCTCTGGCAGTGTGGACACTGGCTGGAGCTTAGTGGCACATTGGCTTGGCTCAGGCAGTGGTATGCAGTCCTCAGAGGGCTGAAAGTGTTCTCCAACACATCCAGCAGAGGACAGAGGACTCTACTAAAAAATccgactctactaacctatcagaggCTGCTTAAGATCAGAATGCAATCATCTGCAGTTTTCTtcttaattaacaataaacttagtgtatatgtactcctaaatttgatgaaagtgataaataatagacagctctctctctctatatattctgacatttaactaattcaaaagatatttcaatatttatttatctaaaacaaaacaagttagaatagcctttattgtcattgtacagagtacaacgaaattggagtgccactcccttggtgcaagtttcaataataaatataaatgtaaaatataaaaagtacaaaaaaacaatcgtaagtactcaaac is drawn from Maylandia zebra isolate NMK-2024a linkage group LG12, Mzebra_GT3a, whole genome shotgun sequence and contains these coding sequences:
- the LOC112434236 gene encoding fatty acid synthase-like — protein: MCSQLQTQNQPVEFLFLFDGSHSYVAAYTQSYRAKLTPGNESEAETEALCAFIQQFTGIEYNKLLETLLPLSDLNARVSVAVDLITSAHKDIDRDSLHFAASAFYYKLKAADAYVPTAKYHGSVKLLRAETSSEYEQNLGADYKLSEVCDGEVSVHVIKGDHHTFLEGAGAESIKNIIHNSLAERAVKPREG